The Theileria parva strain Muguga chromosome 1, complete sequence, whole genome shotgun sequence DNA window GGTGTTTCTCATATTCCTTACATAGCATCTCCTCTGCTAACTTTTGTTCCTGCAATGTTAGCTTTTCACATGGCATATATCTCTTTTGGAGTTGAGAATACTTAAAGTTATCCGTTTTCctataaaatgtgtgaacTATGTATAGAATTTACCATTCTAGCGTCAAGTTCCGGTCGTCTAAACCTcttgataaaatttcagCTTCAGCATCAATTAGCTTCCTTGCTTCCTACaaacatttataaaattttttataaattttaaaagtacctcaattagttttaaatcaaaataCTCCTTAGGCTTGTACTGGTCTGAAGGTCTGCCGTGAGGAATTGGATGTTTTACACTATCATATGCTAGTAAATTTACGAACTCTTCATTTATCAACTGATTATACTTGGATTGCGATTCATTGAATGTATTTTCTAGGTCATTGACAAGCACTATTGAGTTGAATACTACTGGTCTTGGGAACTTCCTCTGAATAACCTGGGTCTCCAATCGTGCCATTTCTTCCTGTTTTTTCTTCTCCAATTCTTGCTTACGCCTTTCTATCTCCTCCATATCCAAATCTTGTTCAACTACTTCCTGTTCCATGGTACTAATCTCGGGAATTGTGACTTCAACGTTCCTCTCTGGCTCAGGGAGGTTTGACAAACTTGCCTTTACGTATAATCTTGCCATATCCAGTCTCGccctaaaattttaattattgaaatttaatatggtttataaaatagttttagttagataaaatttacttGGATCCAATCGGGTCAGAGTCCGAAGCGTCATCGTATACTGAAGGTTCACTTGGTCTTGGAGTAAAAGCTGCTGAAGACCTCGATCCAAAGATAGTTAGGGGTGTTTGGGCCTAaaattactatttattCTCTAAAAAAAAGTACCATGAGCTGTTTAATTGGATTTGGGGTCTGAAATTGTGAAGGCGTTGGAGGCACAGGGAATGCGGAGTCTGGAAAATTCATTTCTCCCTAAAAGTAATTACagaatttttaacttaCTTCCAGAGGTGTTTGCAATCTATTTGCCATTGCTGCTATTCTGGCTTCCTCCATTATTGATGTCGTCATCGGAGTCCTTGCGACGGTGCTGTTGGCTACATTTTCCAATAGCTGAACGTCTGCTCCCATTTTGATTATCTGATTCtaaatacaatttattaaaattagaaacTTACTATTTCATCATCTGTCATCGTTGGTTCTGGGAGTACAAGCTTATTCTTCAATGTCTTAGATTTGTCGTACTTTTCAAAAATTGACATTGCAGCTGGAGTGTCGTCATTCTGTAATCTCTTTAACTTCCTTATATCATCTTTTCtcaatttattcatttctTGGTCTCGGCGAATTCCTTCCAGTTGCTCAATACTaagaacaaattaataattaataaaagtaCTTTTTAATTGATAGGTTTGCTGGTCTTTCTTCATCTGGAGGATAGAATCCCTTCGGAGGTTGCATTTCAAACGGTATTTCCTTTTCATAATCCATCGtaatttttttcattttgAAATTTCTGACATTTATTCCTGCCGATTTTAATTCCCTACGTTTTTGTAACATTGCGATCCTTTTTGATTGTTCCAATGCCTTCTCACGTGCCTTCCTTTTAGCCTTTTTACCACGTGTGTTAGCTAAACGTGCTCTTGCTTCAGCCAACATTTCCTTTTCGTCATCATCCATATCCACAGCGTCAGCCCTTGAGGGCTTACATTCCAATTGGGGGTCAATCTCCCCCGGTCTAAGTTTTCTTGGATCAAATTGGTCAtcctaaattaaatttaatattttagtataAATCAAACCTCTTCTCGGCCTTGGGCTTGATCTAGGAGACGTTCATAATGTTGGAGGCACTGATAGGCTGTTCTTCCTATTAATGGTCCAATTGTTCTCCATTGTGTCGGAAATAATTTTGCCAAATGTAGAAGCTTTTCTTCCTCCTCTCTTGACCATTCGGTCTTTTTTATATGAGGATCTAACCACTCAAAcctaaaaatgttattttaaaacaagAACTTATTTGTATAAACATACCATCTTGCTTTGCATTGCTTCGCTGATTTATTTACCAATAATGATGAGACTCTGGACCAATTATTGAGTCCATATTTCATGACAGCTGCCTTGAGGACTTCATCCTCTGTGTTTTTCCAGACTCCTCCCTTAATTTGGATGAGCATCTTGgaatatacaaattaaatataaaaataaattaatttagtttattttaaaaaattaaatttaatgttttcggtaaataatttaatcacATTTCCCCACCCCTTGAAATGCTGAGGCTCTTCATTTTAAGCACATTATACCgaaattttcataattaaaattcttatattttacattaaatttttactattttctGGTccaattaatttgttttcaACCATTTATCACCTTTGTAAATCATCTTCTCCAGGTTCAAGATTCCACCTTGAAATTTTGGGTTTTACTAGTATTTTTACTTTCCAAGAAGGGAGTTATCTTCTTGACTATGTAGTCTAATCTCGActgaaattatttttattttttaaaacgCCACCTGTTTGTTTCTATTCTTCcaactataataattaactccAACCACATTCCAGCCCATATCTTTAAGAATCTTATACTTAAGTTGTGTTAGAGCATTAAGTTCCTTCGAGTTGTggaaaaaatgtgtataacCGTTCACCTCTATGGCCACctacattttttaaatcttaGTTAGGTTACGTTTAGTTTCGGGATTGCGTAATCCAGTGTGTACGGTCCTATCTTTAGTTCAGATTTGTGCTTTAATTTAAGTTCATCCAGCAATCGCCCGAGTTTTAACTTGatataaatgttaatttagtaGAAATACCTGCATTTTGGATGTGTTTGGCGTGTATTTAATGTTAAGTTTGACAATTGAATCAAATAGTGATTCATACCTCTCAGAGAAAGTGTCCATGTTATACCTCAAAAAGTATAAACAAATCCCCAACTGTTGCAcataaataacattttaagcTACCTGGTTCACTTCAATCTCAACTAGTGATGAAAGTTTTTCACTAATTCTATCGAGAAGTGAGTTTATAATTTCCTTGACTTGTTGGTCAACTGAAATAGATTTAAGATAATAGTACTAACAGTTTCCGTCCAAATGAGATACAACAATTGATAACAGACAGTTACATAGTTCCTGGGAGCCAAAATGATACAAAGAAGAGGGTATTCCCTGATATAGCAACTTCATATACAATTCATTTTTGTACTGAAGAAACGACAATGACCTGAATACCATGGCCAAAAGGCACTTATCCTAACCATTGTTTTATGAATAATTCATCACTTACTGAACACAATTCCTGATAAATACACTCATTTTCGAGAAATTTAGAGCAAATCGAGTCTAATATTAACTGGTCTTTGTACTGCAGCTTTGAACATAGGTGTAGAATAAAACAAAGGTCAAAAGTAGAGAAAAGTGAAATATCGCCTGGAATTTTTGTCGAAACCAGAGGAACAAATGTATTTATATTCAACAACTCCAACTTATTAAGGTCAATTAGGTACTGGGTCAAATTTCTCGGATCAATAAGTTTATGTTTTCGAAGTATTATGCGATTAATTACAGACAATAATGATGGCTATATAGTTATTGATTGTTAGATAGAACCTTACCTTTTTGTATGATACTTTAGCAAGTGAatgtattatttttaacaggTCTGATGGGTCTAGAGTATCCAAATTAAACCTAATCTTGTCGCACAGGTGGTCCCATAAGTTTGAGTCCCTAACTTTACTctgtaatttaaataattttaataagaTTTAAACGTACTCTACTAAGAGTGTCAAAAGAGTATATTATCTGGCTATTAGTTAATTCTCCAACTGCATTTGATAGAAAAGTGGAAGTATCAGTATGTGTATGGAATCTCCTATATATACTGCTACattttatgaaattaaattttgacATAAATTTGTACATGAAAAGTTATAAATATGTCTGAatataaagttatttttcCATTAATTTGTCAGTTAAATACACCACACATAAAGGTGTATATTAATagaagttaattttaactgaatgtaatatatgattaaaataacCTTCAGAAGATGTGTTTCTGATGGCTTTAAAtcttttttaaacaatattgATAGGTATAAGTCCCTGAGTTATGcagataaaaataaaatattatcgCAACTCGACTTGAAGgtacacattaatttattaatcacTATTTGAaagtttattattcttCAAATTTAGGATGTTGATCCCAAAGTTATCTcagaaataaataaaaaattggaCCTTCCTGATAACACACATGTATCTGATAAGAATACTCATGTAGGAGAATTCGACCACCTTACCTTCATAAAAAGGGAATTGAGAAGATTAAAGACCTCACCCCTAAAGCGGAAGCATCTTTTGAGGAAAGAAGTTGCCCTAAAAGGGCCAACCAAGTTTTATATGGGCATTGATCCGACTAAGGAACTTGACCCTATTGAAATAAAGTAATTCTACAgctattaactataccaTAGGTCACCTTTATTCTCATCCGAAAAGGAATGTGATTCTCTGGTTTCGGATGTTAAGAAAGCCTCAAGATATGAACTGGTCCAACAAATTTTAGAGGATTCACGTCCAATACCACAGGTACTTCCTGGTTTAACAAAACTTTCAGCATGTTCTAACTGATAACTTCTTGGATGTTTTATCGAGAGCAATAGAAGAGAATCTTTCAAATTTAGagtttgttttttataaataaagttttatAGGAGGCCAACCTTGGTTAACGAGCTCTCAGATTACAGGCCAGCTTACGCCATGAAAAGAGCTGCGGTCCGAAATTTACTAGTCAACAAGTGTGTTAGAAACGCTTTTGAGGAGAGTAGAGTAGAGAAGTTCATCGATTCTCAGAAGACAATTTACAATCAAAGGCTAAATgttagtaatatttaaattaagtttGTTTAGTCGCCACTGCCACCTGAGGTTTTAGAGCCTTTAGTTGCCTTTAGAGGCGATGTTTACTATTCATTTTCGCCTATGAAACGGCTTCAGCAGAAGTTAAATggaattaatatactagTTGACTCGATTTCTAAGGGTTGGTTTAAATTGatgtttttatatttttaggtGAGGATGTTTTGTCAAACCTCCCCGAATTTTCCAGAAAAACTGATTACCCATTTAGTAACTATTACGGATTCAAATCTTCAGTTCCAAATGAGGTAACAGGTTCTATACGGATGGGAAAGGAGAATAGAGATGACGATTTGAGGTACCCAAATCTCCAGTGTGTGGCCCATTCTCTCCCTAAGGACCCAAAGTACAGAGCAATAGTATCGCATTCCATAAAGGTTTTTGAGAGAAGCAAGGGATGGGATCAAACCAGTAAAATAAAGGCCATCAATAGACTAATTAATGTGTACAACAATATGAGTTCTTCCTATTACTACTCGAGGGTGATGGAAAAGTCAGTTCCAACCGAAGATTCTAGACCTAAGGTCATAAAAACCTTAACTAGGCAGGAAGTGTTTAATAAAGGACTTCGCTATATCAAATCTCTCTTCAGGAATCACTGGAACCGCCCTAAGCgcaaataattaattccATATTCTTTTTAATACGTTTATATTTaagtgtttaaaataatatataaaaaatcaacACCCTCATCTAAATTGACAGAAGTGGGATTCGAACCCACGCCCTTAAAGGACTGCGACCTGAACACAGCGCCATAGACCGCTCGGCCATTCTGTCTGGGTTTAAGGTTGGATTTTCGTTTtataaaaagaaaattcTAGTATTTGTGTcgaaaataaatttttaaatttattttttattcaattgattgaataattgataaaaatggtACAAAGTGGGAATTCAAAGATTCCACAACCCAAACGTGAATAAAGATACTAgtttgaataaaattaggaTTTTTGaaagaatttataaatattattacattaatttttagagcTTTTGGTCTTAGCGATGAGACTCATAGTCTGGGCTAAGAAGGCCTCAATGTGCCATATATCTTTTGAGCCAAGCTTCATTGTATGGGAAAAATGGGCCGCCAAGTGGAAAACAGTTGGAACCAGAGAAGGCTTCACTTTAGTTACAAGTTGGTCGACAATAGTCTAAAGTTCATTGTTAATTAATGTGTGGAGCaattacctctaaaatGAGATCTCCGGGTATACAACAGACCAAAAGGTCATAGATCTGTGGTCTTACAGCAGAGagtctaaaaaatattctaaaaataGTTTCATACGTTGATGGAGTTTGCGATGAAAGAACAGATTGTACAATTTGAGTCACATTCTTTTCCCAAGGCATCATGAAGTTCTTAGTTTCCAGGGTAAAGCCACCCATGGCTATGGTTTCCAGTATCAATATTGATCTTCTCAAGTTCCGTTTACTTGATTCGGCGATGTTTCTTAGCATCTGATCACTAGCTTGAGATGGTGTGATGTCCTCTGAGTTGCAGATATTTCTCAAAATTCCGACAATCTATTTTCAAGATTTAGAGTTAGTAGGTTACCTCATCATTTGTGTGACTTCTGACCCTTATACATAAACAACGGCTTCTTAGAGGGGCCATTATCTGtgatataaaatttaaattttatgaaaacAAACTCTTGACAGTTGTCTGACGTGTAAAAACATCCTTGCATTTTTGATACATGTTTCCATAGTTCTACGAAGAGCTGCTTGGGCCTCCTGGCTCAGTGTGTCGGCATCCTCGAAAAGAAAAgctgtaaaatttaaaattttcaatttatttaatacaaACCTCTATAAGAAGGTCCTTTCGAAAAAAAGTTTGAAGCAGAAGGTGCTGAGGATAAACTTCGTATAACATCCTGCACTATGTACCTATCTCTTGATCCCAATTCTTGACATGgtactaattttaaatgttaattttaatgtatgAGACTAACTTTGAATGTGCGCTTCACTTTGGATTACAACAACCTCGCTAGTGTCCTTATATGACAAGACGTCGGTTTTAAGCTAAGGAATTCCATAGGAATCtaagttaaaaataccttatCCACCTTATTTCCAAATACTGAGCGTAGAGTGGCTAGTATTCTGCATTTTTTCCCCGATCCTGAGGGTCCATAGAACAAAAAATGCGGTAATTCGCCATGCGATTTATTAACTATCTTTAATAACAGCTCACTAAGATCCTTGTGTGATGTGAAATCATTCAGGTTCTTTGGGCAATGTTTATCTATCCACaacatatatataaatctcaagaatactattaaaaattaattaatgagAGGCCACACACCAAAATCAGGATGTctcaaataatattagtcATCTTCTGGTAAAATACCCTTGGAAGATTCTCGAATTTTTTCCAACTCACtaaaaaatcattatttttacaagaATTGATTAGCTTACTCCAATCTTTCCATTATCAGTTTATCTCTTTCATCCGGGAAGGATTCCAATCTTTGATACCTATTCacacttaatttatttcataAATTACCTTTCATCACAActaaaatgtaattttgCTCTTTCTAGGTTATCTTTTTTAGTTCCAGGACTATAACTCAGTGACTTCTTGAGCatcattttaaatgattcCAGCAATTCCCCTTTCTGAAGCATTAATTATCTACAAATACTTTACACACCTTATCTTCCTTCCACTTATTTAAGCATTGATTTAAATTGTAACTTGGTAGATCCTTGAATAGCCTAGCTCCGACCTTTTCCACCACCTAAATTTTCTTAAACACTTGAGTTTACCTGTTCAAGGTCCAGATTAATGTTATCTGAGTCCAACTGCCTCAATTTTGACTCAAATAGCTCCACTCTTGCCTTCAAAAACTCCCTAGTgaattttttgtatatgTAATTCTTGTTCTCTAAGTATTTATTGGTGAATCTTGGATCATTATTCAGAAGTTCTTCTTGGAGCGGTTCAACTTCTCCGTTTCTGTAAGGcattttaatcttttcatACAACAAATTTAGAAAGTTATCCTCGGCTAGTTTCCTCAGGTGTGTATCTCGATGTGATTTTTCATCCTTTTTGTAACGTTTATTTGAGAATTCCTTTATTTTTGAGTGTTCCTCTAATCTTCTCTTCCTTTCAGGACCTGTTTCTTCATCCTTAACATCCTCTTTTGTCTCTAATGTCACTGGAGTTGATGATTTTTCAGCGAGAAGTTCTCTCATAAATTGGTTAAATAGTCTCTTTCTATGCGATTTAGGTATATTCTTGTATCTTTGATCAAATATTAGCTTGGGTATACACTAACAATTTTTGTATTCTAGATACTTTACCTGCTCATAATTTACATGGTTTGGAAGGTTTAGTGACCTTACCAATTCTTTGTATTTATCGGAATCTTCTTGGGGAActtcttcatttttttcTTCTTTAAGGTCTTGTTTTTGATCATTTTTCAGAGAAGGTTTCTCCCATTTGGTCTATTTATATGAATGTGTTTCCATCTAAACTGTAGTTAATGAGCATACCTCTTTAGTCTCCTTATTGTAGTAATActtataattttttgttgTTTTGACCTCATacctttaatattttattaaatttatttacttacCAGTTGGATTCCTCAAGTTGGTTCCATGATGATGGAACTCCTACGTCATCCATATGATTCTTAATAAATAATCCTTAAATTTTAGCAAATTGAACTTTAAAgaatatttacattaaatataaatcattttaatatggTACAATTGAAAACACAgatttaactaatatataaaGGCATTTTATAAAGATAGATTATGCAGCAATGTTGTTTATGGTGTGTGTTATTGACTCGATGAGGGCGTTCGTTTGCGGTGAGTAGTTTGGCATCTGCTGGAACCTCGGATTAGTGAAAAGCTCCAGGACCACAAGCGATACTCCCCAAGGACACTTGCCTGGAGCTATAAATGACTCTAGAAGCACTCGAAGTATAACGTGTTTGGTATCAAGGTCGTTTTTGCATTCGTCATACATCGTGATAATCAGACAGGAGAAGAAGAATGTATGTGCGTTTGGATCCCTCAAGTGCCTTACAATTGAGCAAACCAGTTGATACTTGGCTTTTATTGGTAGTGCCTTAATTAACCACAAAAAGAGTAATAGTCTGGCGTTTGTATCATGAAGATCTTGCGACAC harbors:
- the CDC5L gene encoding pre-mRNA splicing factor component family protein encodes the protein MLIQIKGGVWKNTEDEVLKAAVMKYGLNNWSRVSSLLVNKSAKQCKARWFEWLDPHIKKTEWSREEEEKLLHLAKLFPTQWRTIGPLIGRTAYQCLQHYERLLDQAQGREEDDQFDPRKLRPGEIDPQLECKPSRADAVDMDDDEKEMLAEARARLANTRGKKAKRKAREKALEQSKRIAMLQKRRELKSAGINVRNFKMKKITMDYEKEIPFEMQPPKGFYPPDEERPANLSIKNIEQLEGIRRDQEMNKLRKDDIRKLKRLQNDDTPAAMSIFEKYDKSKTLKNKLVLPEPTMTDDEINQIIKMGADVQLLENVANSTVARTPMTTSIMEEARIAAMANRLQTPLEGEMNFPDSAFPVPPTPSQFQTPNPIKQLMAQTPLTIFGSRSSAAFTPRPSEPSVYDDASDSDPIGSKARLDMARLYVKASLSNLPEPERNVEVTIPEISTMEQEVVEQDLDMEEIERRKQELEKKKQEEMARLETQVIQRKFPRPVVFNSIVLVNDLENTFNESQSKYNQLINEEFVNLLAYDSVKHPIPHGRPSDQYKPKEYFDLKLIEEARKLIDAEAEILSRGLDDRNLTLEWKTDNFKYSQLQKRYMPCEKLTLQEQKLAEEMLCKEYEKHLENLSKRIKSLENKYNVSTGGYRNREEKILKEIGEMYDSIVQLTNDYNSFKEMEQVERRSSEERISYQLNLLQKEKSMNRKLQELYGEVARM
- a CDS encoding RAP domain protein, whose protein sequence is MYKFMSKFNFIKCSSIYRRFHTHTDTSTFLSNAVGELTNSQIIYSFDTLSRSKVRDSNLWDHLCDKIRFNLDTLDPSDLLKIIHSLAKVSYKKPSLLSVINRIILRKHKLIDPRNLTQYLIDLNKLELLNINTFVPLVSTKIPGDISLFSTFDLCFILHLCSKLQYKDQLILDSICSKFLENECIYQELCSDKCLLAMVFRSLSFLQYKNELYMKLLYQGIPSSLYHFGSQELCNCLLSIVVSHLDGNFDQQVKEIINSLLDRISEKLSSLVEIEVNQLGICLYFLRYNMDTFSERYESLFDSIVKLNIKYTPNTSKMQLKLGRLLDELKLKHKSELKIGPYTLDYAIPKLNVAIEVNGYTHFFHNSKELNALTQLKYKILKDMGWNVVGVNYYSWKNRNKQSRLDYIVKKITPFLESKNTSKTQNFKVES
- the RFC3 gene encoding Replication factor C domain protein, which gives rise to MLWIDKHCPKNLNDFTSHKDLSELLLKIVNKSHGELPHFLFYGPSGSGKKCRILATLRSVFGNKVDKLKTDVLSYKDTSEVVVIQSEAHIQIPCQELGSRDRYIVQDVIRSLSSAPSASNFFSKGPSYRAFLFEDADTLSQEAQAALRRTMETCIKNARMFLHVRQLSRIMAPLRSRCLCIRVRSHTNDEIVGILRNICNSEDITPSQASDQMLRNIAESSKRNLRRSILILETIAMGGFTLETKNFMMPWEKNVTQIVQSVLSSQTPSTLSAVRPQIYDLLVCCIPGDLILETIVDQLVTKVKPSLVPTVFHLAAHFSHTMKLGSKDIWHIEAFLAQTMSLIAKTKSSKN
- a CDS encoding FF domain protein; protein product: MDDVGVPSSWNQLEESNWYEVKTTKNYKYYYNKETKETKWEKPSLKNDQKQDLKEEKNEEVPQEDSDKYKELVRSLNLPNHVNYEQCIPKLIFDQRYKNIPKSHRKRLFNQFMRELLAEKSSTPVTLETKEDVKDEETGPERKRRLEEHSKIKEFSNKRYKKDEKSHRDTHLRKLAEDNFLNLLYEKIKMPYRNGEVEPLQEELLNNDPRFTNKYLENKNYIYKKFTREFLKARVELFESKLRQLDSDNINLDLEQVVEKVGARLFKDLPSYNLNQCLNKWKEDKKGELLESFKMMLKKSLSYSPGTKKDNLERAKLHFSCDERYQRLESFPDERDKLIMERLDELEKIRESSKGILPEDD